Part of the Candidatus Methylomirabilota bacterium genome, AGGCGAGACCGAAGGAGCCGGGCGCCTAGAACGCCCCGTGGCGGCCGGCGCCGGCGGCGAAGCGCCGGGCGCCCGCCAGGCTCTCGCCCGTGGCCCCGGACTTCATCCCGAGCGCGTGCTCGCGCCTGAGCGCGGCGGTGAGCGGGAGCCCCACCGAGTCGTACGCCGACCGCCGGTCGCTCCTGACGCAGTTCGGCGGGAACCCGGCGATCGTCAGCGCGAGGGCCTCCGCCTCTCCGCGCGCCCGGCCCTTCGGGACGACGCGGTTGGCGAGCCCGATACGCTCGGCCTCGCGCGCGTCCACGGGCCGGCCCGTCATGATGATGTCGAGCGCTCTGCCGAGACCGACGATCGCCGGCAGCCGGACGGTGCCGCCGTCGAGCAGCGGGATGCCCCAGCGGCGG contains:
- a CDS encoding enoyl-CoA hydratase-related protein, whose translation is RRWGIPLLDGGTVRLPAIVGLGRALDIIMTGRPVDAREAERIGLANRVVPKGRARGEAEALALTIAGFPPNCVRSDRRSAYDSVGLPLTAALRREHALGMKSGATGESLAGARRFAAGAGRHGAF